In Arsenophonus sp. aPb, one DNA window encodes the following:
- the sicA gene encoding type III secretion system translocator chaperone SicA, with protein sequence MEQQNTTNRNDNNTDVQLDEYTELVTEALQQGASLKDLEGIPAELMDGVYRFAYDFYQQGKLEEAETFFRFLCLYDFNNSDYIMGLGAVKQLQKQYETALDLYALAYVHGDNDYRPMFYGGQCNLIIGEKEKAKYCFQKVYQHSSDQELKNRAQAYLELLTTSPSNDDNQG encoded by the coding sequence ATGGAACAGCAAAATACGACCAACCGAAATGATAATAACACCGATGTTCAATTGGATGAGTATACTGAACTGGTAACAGAAGCCCTACAGCAAGGTGCCAGCTTGAAGGATTTAGAAGGCATACCCGCTGAACTGATGGATGGTGTTTACCGCTTTGCATATGATTTTTATCAACAAGGTAAATTAGAAGAAGCTGAAACCTTTTTTCGTTTTCTCTGCTTATATGATTTCAATAATAGCGATTACATTATGGGATTAGGAGCGGTTAAACAGCTACAAAAACAGTATGAAACAGCGCTTGATCTCTACGCGCTGGCTTATGTACATGGGGATAATGACTACCGCCCAATGTTCTACGGTGGACAATGTAATCTTATTATCGGTGAAAAAGAAAAAGCTAAATACTGCTTTCAGAAAGTTTATCAACATAGCAGCGATCAAGAGTTAAAGAATAGAGCGCAAGCCTATCTTGAACTCTTAACAACCT
- a CDS encoding EscU/YscU/HrcU family type III secretion system export apparatus switch protein, protein MAEKTEKPTAKKLRDSAKKGQSFKSKDLVSGCAYFAGTCVLGFYLEFDQFIYFYQHILLNPHNINPQSFINALISLFLSIVLPVIFISALAAIIPSLIQSKFILATEAIKLDFKKLDIVQGIKRLVDKRALKNLFKALLFLAIFISSCYFFIQSYQSTLLFTQRKTIWHIIYDWRILTLKFVSFFLLFSLPILFLDALCEYFLHHSEMKMEKHEVKREYKENEGNPEIKSARRGAHQELLNAETKQAIAQSSMILANPTHIAIGIYFDPDNSILPLVAVRMANQYALAVQAYAKEIGIPIVRNVKLARQIYHRYRLYETVVKQDLLDVIDIFIWLKQVEMAAILENSPIETENSEQKP, encoded by the coding sequence ATGGCAGAAAAAACAGAAAAACCAACGGCCAAAAAATTACGTGATTCAGCTAAAAAAGGTCAATCCTTTAAAAGCAAAGATTTAGTCTCCGGTTGTGCCTACTTTGCTGGCACCTGTGTATTAGGGTTTTATCTCGAATTTGATCAATTTATTTATTTTTATCAGCATATTTTATTAAATCCTCACAATATTAACCCGCAAAGTTTTATCAATGCATTAATTTCGTTATTTTTATCGATTGTGCTACCGGTGATATTTATCAGTGCATTAGCGGCCATTATTCCATCACTGATTCAGTCAAAATTTATTCTGGCAACTGAGGCTATTAAGTTAGATTTTAAAAAACTGGATATCGTGCAAGGAATAAAACGTCTCGTGGATAAACGGGCTCTCAAAAACCTATTCAAGGCATTACTATTTTTAGCTATTTTTATTAGTAGCTGTTATTTTTTTATTCAATCATACCAATCGACACTATTATTCACCCAACGAAAAACGATTTGGCATATTATTTATGATTGGCGTATTTTAACGCTGAAATTTGTCTCATTTTTTCTGCTATTTTCACTCCCTATCTTGTTTCTAGATGCCCTGTGTGAATATTTTCTCCATCACAGCGAGATGAAAATGGAAAAGCATGAAGTAAAACGGGAATACAAAGAAAACGAAGGTAATCCAGAAATAAAATCGGCCCGTCGCGGTGCTCATCAAGAACTACTCAACGCTGAAACTAAACAAGCAATAGCACAATCATCAATGATATTAGCCAATCCGACTCATATTGCCATTGGTATCTATTTTGATCCTGATAACAGCATATTACCGCTAGTCGCGGTTCGCATGGCGAACCAATATGCACTGGCGGTACAAGCCTATGCCAAAGAGATAGGTATCCCAATTGTGCGTAACGTCAAACTGGCACGCCAAATTTATCACCGCTACAGATTATACGAAACCGTAGTAAAACAGGATTTACTTGATGTGATTGATATTTTTATCTGGTTAAAGCAGGTTGAAATGGCCGCCATACTGGAAAATTCACCAATAGAGACAGAAAACAGTGAGCAAAAACCTTAA
- the sctT gene encoding type III secretion system export apparatus subunit SctT — MMKLYLALQNLLLNYLLIFARLAPLFFMLPFLSDRILTNLSLKGIIILLLTLCLSPLIVIPTWQSTSQFIALFVVELFIGLTMGILMATPFWLASAIGEFIDNQRGASIGDMLDPTTGSESSSLASLINMFCVAWFLNQGGMIEFVATIIESYQQLPIGRPINHVDLFALGKWLTRFILLAITLSAPILIALFMLEIGLGVYSLFCPQLNAFSLSLTLKSIVAFGLLFILFNTTLPQALISALPPSISAIIIVGN; from the coding sequence ATGATGAAACTTTATTTAGCGCTACAAAATTTATTACTCAATTATTTACTAATTTTTGCCCGTCTGGCGCCACTATTTTTTATGTTGCCTTTTTTAAGTGATCGCATACTAACCAATTTATCCTTAAAAGGGATTATCATTTTATTACTTACCCTTTGTTTATCACCATTGATAGTCATCCCAACATGGCAATCAACCAGCCAATTTATTGCGTTATTTGTTGTTGAACTCTTCATCGGTTTAACTATGGGCATCTTAATGGCGACACCTTTTTGGCTAGCCTCAGCGATAGGTGAATTTATTGATAACCAAAGGGGAGCCAGTATTGGTGATATGCTTGATCCAACGACTGGATCTGAATCTTCTTCACTCGCATCATTAATCAATATGTTCTGTGTTGCATGGTTTCTCAATCAAGGCGGCATGATTGAATTTGTCGCAACAATAATCGAAAGTTATCAACAACTGCCTATCGGTCGCCCAATTAATCATGTTGATTTATTCGCCTTAGGGAAATGGTTAACTCGTTTCATTTTGTTAGCAATAACCCTGTCAGCTCCGATATTAATCGCATTGTTTATGCTAGAAATCGGATTGGGCGTTTATTCACTATTTTGCCCGCAATTAAATGCTTTCTCTTTATCATTGACTCTTAAAAGTATCGTTGCTTTTGGCCTACTATTTATTCTGTTTAATACGACACTACCTCAAGCACTTATTTCAGCGCTCCCACCTTCAATTTCAGCAATAATTATAGTGGGCAACTGA
- the sctS gene encoding type III secretion system export apparatus subunit SctS → MDMSYAMSKGLYLILILSLLPVLVATAIGLIIGLLQTVTQIQEQTLPFGLKLVAVFICLLMQASWLTEKVIAYATEMFNLGFSAGI, encoded by the coding sequence ATGGATATGAGTTATGCAATGAGTAAAGGGCTTTATTTGATCCTGATCCTGTCATTATTACCTGTGCTGGTCGCTACCGCTATTGGTTTGATTATTGGGTTATTACAAACCGTTACCCAGATCCAGGAGCAAACATTACCTTTCGGTTTAAAACTAGTGGCCGTTTTTATCTGCTTATTAATGCAAGCCAGTTGGTTAACGGAAAAAGTTATCGCTTATGCCACTGAAATGTTTAATCTTGGTTTCAGCGCAGGGATCTGA
- a CDS encoding EscR/YscR/HrcR family type III secretion system export apparatus protein, whose product MTDNPVSIIILLSIATLLPFLIAAGTCYLKFSIVFVMVRNAIGVQQVPSNMVLNAIALILSLFIMAPLAKNFYHYSVNYQTENPHAFTDPVLLDQFLDESLQDYRQYLHKYADPELIKFFVAAQERVPQPENQIDNSMENGSLIPLLAAYALSEIKSAFIIGFYLYLPFVVIDLVVSSILLALGMMMMSPITLSVPIKLVLFVAMDGWSLLSKGLISQYLDLMAVK is encoded by the coding sequence ATGACAGATAATCCTGTTTCTATCATCATCCTACTGTCAATTGCCACACTACTTCCCTTTTTGATTGCAGCAGGAACCTGTTATTTAAAGTTTTCTATTGTGTTTGTCATGGTAAGGAATGCCATAGGGGTACAGCAAGTACCATCCAATATGGTGTTAAATGCAATTGCTTTAATTTTGTCACTGTTTATCATGGCACCATTGGCCAAAAATTTTTATCACTATAGTGTTAATTATCAAACAGAAAATCCCCATGCTTTTACTGATCCAGTGCTACTTGATCAGTTTTTAGATGAAAGTTTACAGGATTATCGTCAATATCTACATAAATATGCCGATCCAGAACTGATTAAATTTTTTGTCGCCGCGCAAGAACGTGTTCCCCAACCAGAAAATCAAATCGATAACTCGATGGAAAATGGCTCTCTTATTCCTTTACTAGCCGCCTATGCCCTGAGTGAAATTAAAAGCGCATTTATTATCGGCTTTTATCTTTACTTACCTTTTGTGGTCATTGATTTAGTTGTATCAAGCATTCTACTCGCTTTAGGCATGATGATGATGAGCCCTATTACCCTATCGGTACCCATTAAACTGGTGTTATTTGTTGCCATGGATGGTTGGTCTTTATTATCAAAAGGGCTAATTTCGCAATACTTAGACTTAATGGCAGTCAAATAA
- a CDS encoding FliM/FliN family flagellar motor switch protein, whose amino-acid sequence MKGKLSLRTSRYADKKPAFIALSAHYPGEEIITDSYCFILLLQQPKLQLTVYLPIEIALSQYLTMLAPLPWLSIPASYLIELLQEQLTTILIPQLGEFEIQVTQFDYLQQPIDAIRITSSLGQILIVDANGTAPLKENGYANLPLQVRFSIGYSRLKQPLFHTLQTGDILLLQQSQTYLSVETIPLFHYTWQPQGNIMLAQPIVTDQDDHNASSESSPAIFDLNQLSLKVNFILQRQTFSLNTIKSWQSGTQLVLNSDAHCAIALEINGQIFAKGELIQVGEQLAVELHTLLSSKQEG is encoded by the coding sequence ATGAAGGGCAAATTATCACTTAGAACCAGCAGGTATGCAGATAAAAAACCAGCATTTATCGCACTTTCAGCGCATTATCCCGGTGAAGAGATTATTACTGATAGCTACTGCTTCATCTTACTGTTACAACAACCGAAATTACAGTTAACCGTTTATTTACCGATTGAGATTGCACTCAGCCAGTACTTAACGATGTTAGCGCCACTGCCCTGGCTTTCTATTCCGGCCAGCTATCTAATTGAATTGTTACAAGAACAACTTACCACTATCTTAATTCCGCAATTAGGTGAATTTGAAATTCAAGTCACCCAGTTTGACTACCTGCAACAACCGATTGATGCGATTAGAATAACGAGCTCATTAGGCCAGATATTGATTGTTGATGCCAATGGTACTGCACCTCTAAAGGAGAACGGCTATGCCAACTTACCCTTACAGGTTAGATTTTCTATTGGTTATAGTCGACTAAAACAGCCACTTTTTCACACTTTACAAACGGGAGATATTTTATTACTGCAACAATCCCAAACCTATCTTAGCGTGGAAACAATACCGTTATTTCACTACACCTGGCAACCTCAAGGAAATATTATGTTAGCTCAACCCATTGTTACTGATCAGGATGATCATAATGCCAGCTCCGAATCCTCTCCGGCTATTTTTGATTTAAACCAGTTATCGCTGAAAGTAAATTTTATTTTACAGCGGCAGACCTTTAGTTTGAATACCATAAAATCCTGGCAAAGTGGCACACAACTTGTACTTAATAGTGATGCACATTGTGCAATCGCTTTAGAAATTAACGGCCAAATTTTTGCCAAAGGCGAATTGATTCAGGTCGGTGAACAACTTGCTGTTGAATTACACACACTGTTATCTAGCAAGCAAGAAGGTTAG
- a CDS encoding DUF3164 family protein, with the protein MNQNTPQVIPKGYWCDAKGRLIPESIIKDIDKERDTLVSDLVKQAKSVSHDLSKFKFRAFSDIQALIDLSGEKYGAAMGGKKGNITLYSFDGRYKVQRAMQDRIAFDERLQAAKQLIDECLADWTEGARPEIHAIISQAFATDKEGEINTARVLALRRLEIEDERWKNAMNAISEALQVVGSKSYIRIYERIGNTNQYRQIALDIAAV; encoded by the coding sequence ATGAATCAAAATACTCCACAAGTTATTCCCAAGGGTTATTGGTGTGATGCAAAAGGTAGGCTGATCCCTGAATCTATTATTAAAGACATTGACAAGGAAAGAGACACATTAGTTTCTGATTTAGTTAAACAGGCTAAATCTGTTAGTCATGATTTAAGCAAGTTTAAATTTCGTGCTTTTTCGGATATTCAGGCACTCATTGACTTGTCTGGTGAGAAATATGGTGCCGCTATGGGTGGCAAGAAGGGTAATATCACGCTGTATTCCTTTGATGGTCGCTATAAAGTGCAAAGAGCGATGCAAGACCGGATCGCCTTTGATGAACGCTTACAGGCGGCCAAACAGCTTATTGATGAATGTCTAGCGGATTGGACAGAGGGTGCCCGCCCTGAAATCCATGCTATTATCAGTCAAGCATTTGCTACCGATAAAGAGGGTGAAATCAATACAGCGCGCGTCTTAGCATTGAGACGACTGGAAATAGAGGATGAACGCTGGAAAAACGCCATGAACGCAATCAGTGAAGCATTGCAGGTAGTGGGTAGTAAATCTTACATTCGTATTTATGAACGGATTGGCAATACAAATCAGTATCGGCAAATTGCTTTAGATATTGCAGCTGTTTAA
- a CDS encoding AAA family ATPase — MIDKFCSKNYKAFDYFDLELKPISILLGANSCGKSAIINSILLLSQTCESTHTFDSVLRLNGKRIVMGEALNILKNKDKNNKMSFSIEVNNTKNIEVLIDELKKELIMSHYEIARIVSRIYENNVKLDKISKENFKKHKNFIRKMQIFYFRDSILKEENLVKLNNFLKLAINICHNNIDKFKNKDKVIYNEILSHLNDMSTSKINYFLTKIINISSKNLSAKKISYQYEYKNSKKKLEIKKIELFNSKNELIICIDNKKNKTTLFSELIENKVLHSSKKEFYNQINLNNFHIVKDIDTNIFHPSTFIKKTNNYISLYLTMIIKYSIDNLISSFVDNAVNHVTPLRAFPQRYYLLDKSIHHEQLDSSNGTELAEVLKNNPTILDKINDLFLEFNIEIRIIKVNDIIHKIVVNQNSSIDLELTDVGFGISQALPILVQCFLSPKNSLTIIEQPEIHLHPRMQAWLIDALINIALDDKKRFLIETHSETIIRRIRLRIVDKENRLTLDDTAIYHVERNGQNTSSELKKISINSNGDISYPKDFMDVEINDTLAIQSMKLEKMKKCKEI; from the coding sequence ATGATAGACAAATTTTGTAGCAAAAATTATAAAGCATTTGATTATTTCGATTTGGAACTAAAACCCATCTCCATACTACTAGGTGCAAATAGTTGTGGCAAAAGCGCTATAATAAATTCAATCTTATTGTTATCTCAAACATGTGAATCTACTCATACATTTGATTCTGTATTAAGATTGAATGGTAAAAGAATCGTAATGGGAGAGGCATTAAATATACTAAAAAATAAAGACAAAAATAATAAAATGTCTTTTTCTATTGAAGTAAATAACACTAAAAACATAGAAGTGTTAATTGATGAGTTAAAAAAAGAATTGATTATGTCACACTATGAAATAGCTAGAATTGTATCTCGAATATATGAAAATAATGTAAAACTAGATAAAATATCAAAAGAAAATTTTAAAAAACATAAAAACTTCATTCGTAAAATGCAAATTTTTTATTTTAGAGACTCTATACTCAAAGAAGAAAATTTAGTAAAGTTAAATAATTTTTTAAAGCTAGCAATTAATATTTGCCATAATAATATAGATAAATTCAAAAACAAAGATAAAGTAATTTATAATGAAATATTAAGTCATTTAAATGACATGTCTACATCTAAAATAAATTATTTCTTAACAAAAATAATAAATATATCATCCAAAAATCTTTCTGCAAAAAAAATATCTTATCAATATGAATATAAAAACTCGAAAAAGAAACTAGAAATAAAAAAAATAGAATTATTCAACTCAAAAAATGAACTAATAATATGCATTGATAATAAAAAAAACAAAACAACTTTATTTTCAGAATTGATTGAAAACAAAGTATTGCATAGCTCAAAAAAAGAATTTTATAATCAAATTAATCTAAATAATTTTCATATAGTAAAAGACATAGATACGAATATATTTCACCCATCAACTTTTATAAAAAAAACAAATAATTACATATCTCTTTATTTAACTATGATTATTAAATATTCAATAGATAATTTAATATCCAGTTTTGTTGATAATGCAGTAAACCATGTTACTCCGTTAAGAGCATTTCCTCAAAGATACTATTTATTGGATAAATCTATTCATCATGAACAACTTGACTCTTCTAATGGTACAGAACTTGCTGAAGTACTAAAAAATAATCCTACTATCCTTGATAAAATAAATGATCTTTTTTTAGAATTTAATATAGAGATTAGAATTATAAAAGTAAATGATATTATACATAAAATTGTAGTCAATCAAAACTCATCTATAGATTTAGAATTGACCGATGTTGGTTTTGGAATTTCACAGGCACTGCCAATATTAGTACAATGTTTTCTTTCTCCAAAAAATTCGTTAACTATAATTGAACAGCCAGAAATCCATTTACATCCAAGAATGCAAGCATGGCTTATTGATGCACTAATAAATATAGCATTAGATGATAAAAAAAGATTTTTGATAGAAACACATAGCGAAACCATTATCAGAAGAATAAGATTAAGAATTGTTGATAAAGAAAATAGATTAACTTTAGATGACACTGCAATTTATCATGTTGAAAGAAATGGTCAAAATACATCTAGTGAATTAAAAAAAATATCTATTAATTCAAATGGTGATATTTCTTATCCTAAAGATTTTATGGATGTAGAAATAAATGATACGTTAGCTATTCAATCTATGAAATTAGAAAAAATGAAAAAGTGTAAAGAGATTTAA
- a CDS encoding ogr/Delta-like zinc finger family protein, whose translation MRCPVCGETAHVRSSYYASKTTKESYHQCRNIECSCTFKTLESLYAIIRRPLAPDEIEKKGEQNIEKEEESNSLPHQPTIHCLNKYGDHFKIIDHHLER comes from the coding sequence ATGCGATGTCCTGTTTGCGGTGAAACGGCGCATGTGCGTTCCAGTTATTATGCGTCTAAAACAACTAAAGAGAGCTATCATCAGTGCAGAAATATTGAGTGCTCCTGTACCTTTAAAACACTGGAGAGTCTTTACGCTATTATCCGACGACCACTGGCACCGGATGAAATTGAGAAAAAGGGCGAACAGAACATCGAAAAAGAGGAAGAATCCAATTCCCTACCTCATCAGCCGACTATCCACTGTCTGAATAAGTATGGTGATCATTTTAAAATCATTGATCATCATTTAGAGAGATAA
- a CDS encoding toprim domain-containing protein, whose translation MNCHIFADLIIPKLLHDFQFKQQNGYLRQGVCPNCKKRELFTSAEKPFVLRCGRENKCGAEFMVKSLYPEIFDNWSAHYPKTEYAPHAAADAYLQQARGLDIVPLKGLYTESSYHAKGLGAATVKFALPNGAYWERIIDQPDRFDRKANFFGRYKGVWWQLPQQDLVTASEIWLTESIFDAISLAQNGCVAVSLMSCHNYPEQSLQALRAALGDKKPPLLVWALDNGKAGENAILKYVARSQQAGWAATAARPAERGEQYDWNDLHLKGQLTRRDLIRYRYYGDLLLAKSASDKALLLFQHTERHEFDFEHDNRLYWFKLDVERHMKAVERIQSSDPHLSEAAARKKALQESGAVTEIANCYPTPLYFQKSEETDESWYYLNIDFPRSLPPVKSTFTAAQLTSASEFKKRLLHIAKGAVYTGNTQQLDKILKRSLPLIKEVKTQNYIGYNRVVNAYIFNQVAIQNGRAYSLNQEDYFSLDKLDIKTLASQPALRLNLNFEQFTTQWIDDLWLAFGVKGYVVLAFWLGSLFAEQIREHLQTYPFLEIFGEPGTGKSTLLEFMWRLFGRENYEGFDPSKATAAGRARSFAQVSNLPVCLIESDRNQGNAKLRAFDWNELKNIYDSGLLRSVGRKGGSNDTEELIFRGAIVIAQNAPILTEDTAIPERLIHLSTDKNHHTAITKAAAIRLERYAIESLSGFVPKALIKAETIFNQACQRYEVIDQQLYADPAINHTRIARNHAQIIAFLEMLPQVIPITPQRIEATRAFIVQLARERVKAVQEDPDDINEFWAMFDYLDSEGVFGVNHASKAGIYAVNFNQLAQVASEKRQPFLDIVAMKKRLKMGKVRKFIRTKSMRSRVNANYNTSLPIGSTLKKPEVVECWIFEKRTA comes from the coding sequence ATGAACTGTCATATTTTTGCAGATTTAATTATACCAAAATTACTGCACGATTTCCAGTTTAAACAACAAAATGGTTATTTACGCCAAGGGGTCTGTCCGAATTGCAAAAAGCGGGAATTATTTACCTCAGCAGAGAAACCCTTTGTATTACGCTGTGGCCGTGAAAATAAATGTGGGGCGGAATTTATGGTTAAATCCCTTTACCCTGAGATTTTTGATAACTGGTCAGCCCATTACCCGAAAACAGAATACGCCCCGCATGCAGCGGCGGATGCTTATTTACAACAAGCACGTGGGTTAGACATTGTACCACTTAAAGGGTTGTATACCGAATCCAGTTATCACGCTAAAGGGCTGGGGGCTGCAACGGTAAAATTTGCCTTACCCAATGGCGCTTACTGGGAGCGGATTATTGACCAGCCTGACCGCTTTGACCGCAAAGCTAACTTTTTTGGCCGCTATAAAGGGGTCTGGTGGCAGCTACCCCAACAGGACTTGGTGACGGCCAGTGAAATCTGGCTAACGGAAAGTATTTTTGATGCAATAAGTCTTGCCCAAAATGGCTGTGTAGCGGTGTCACTGATGAGTTGCCACAATTACCCGGAACAGTCGTTACAGGCGCTCAGAGCCGCACTGGGCGATAAAAAACCGCCCTTACTGGTCTGGGCACTGGATAATGGTAAGGCCGGCGAAAACGCCATACTAAAATACGTGGCACGCAGCCAGCAGGCGGGCTGGGCGGCTACTGCTGCCCGACCGGCTGAAAGGGGTGAGCAGTATGACTGGAATGATTTACACCTCAAAGGCCAGTTAACGCGTAGAGATTTAATTCGTTACCGTTACTATGGGGATTTATTGCTGGCCAAAAGCGCCTCTGATAAAGCGCTGTTGCTGTTTCAGCACACCGAGCGCCATGAGTTCGACTTTGAACATGATAACCGCCTGTACTGGTTTAAACTGGATGTTGAACGTCATATGAAAGCCGTAGAGCGTATCCAGAGTTCAGACCCGCATTTATCCGAAGCCGCTGCCCGGAAAAAAGCCTTGCAGGAATCCGGCGCGGTGACCGAAATTGCCAACTGTTACCCAACCCCGCTTTATTTTCAAAAATCCGAAGAGACCGACGAATCCTGGTACTACCTGAATATTGATTTTCCCCGCAGTCTGCCACCGGTGAAATCTACTTTTACCGCAGCACAACTAACCAGCGCCTCTGAATTTAAAAAACGGTTACTGCATATTGCTAAAGGAGCCGTCTATACCGGTAACACCCAACAACTGGATAAAATACTGAAACGGTCCTTACCGCTTATCAAGGAAGTGAAAACCCAAAACTATATCGGTTATAACCGGGTAGTTAATGCCTATATTTTTAATCAGGTGGCCATCCAAAATGGCCGAGCCTATTCGCTTAATCAGGAAGATTATTTTTCCCTCGATAAGTTAGACATTAAAACACTGGCCTCTCAACCGGCTTTACGGCTCAATCTCAATTTCGAGCAGTTTACCACCCAATGGATTGATGATTTATGGCTGGCATTTGGGGTGAAAGGCTACGTGGTGCTGGCCTTCTGGTTAGGGTCACTATTTGCTGAACAAATCCGGGAACATTTACAGACCTATCCCTTTTTAGAAATCTTTGGTGAACCGGGTACCGGAAAAAGTACCTTACTTGAATTTATGTGGCGCTTATTTGGCCGTGAGAACTATGAAGGCTTTGACCCATCGAAGGCTACCGCAGCCGGACGTGCCCGCAGTTTTGCACAGGTCAGTAACCTGCCGGTGTGCTTAATTGAGAGTGACCGTAATCAGGGTAATGCCAAACTACGGGCATTTGACTGGAATGAACTGAAAAACATTTATGACAGTGGACTATTACGCAGTGTCGGGCGCAAAGGGGGCAGTAATGACACCGAAGAGCTGATTTTTAGAGGGGCGATTGTGATTGCGCAGAATGCCCCAATTTTAACCGAAGACACCGCCATCCCTGAGCGCTTGATTCATCTGTCTACCGATAAAAACCATCATACCGCCATCACCAAAGCGGCCGCTATTCGTCTGGAGCGTTATGCTATTGAGTCCCTGTCGGGCTTTGTCCCTAAAGCATTGATAAAAGCCGAGACCATTTTTAATCAAGCCTGTCAGCGTTATGAAGTTATTGACCAACAGCTATATGCTGACCCAGCAATCAATCATACCCGTATTGCCCGTAATCATGCGCAAATTATTGCCTTCTTGGAAATGCTGCCTCAGGTTATCCCAATCACCCCACAACGGATTGAAGCGACCCGTGCGTTTATCGTTCAGTTGGCCAGAGAACGGGTTAAAGCCGTGCAGGAAGACCCGGACGATATTAATGAGTTTTGGGCAATGTTTGATTATCTGGACAGTGAAGGTGTTTTCGGCGTCAATCATGCCAGCAAAGCAGGTATTTATGCCGTTAACTTCAATCAACTGGCACAGGTTGCCAGTGAAAAGCGGCAGCCTTTCCTGGATATTGTGGCCATGAAAAAACGGCTTAAAATGGGCAAGGTGCGGAAATTTATACGCACCAAAAGTATGCGAAGTAGAGTCAATGCTAATTATAATACCTCGTTACCCATTGGCAGCACACTAAAAAAACCCGAGGTGGTTGAATGCTGGATTTTTGAAAAGCGGACAGCCTGA
- a CDS encoding DNA-binding protein: MMTEMKKRKHIKPDRIRAPVIFPSDYPYGDKVSEPISAYAQRIGVKQGTVRTQCDNGTLPIIQRKRGAKREVNLYALYLRAKYKAEEFIRQHEH, encoded by the coding sequence ATGATGACTGAAATGAAGAAAAGGAAACACATAAAACCTGATCGGATTCGTGCTCCTGTGATCTTCCCCTCCGATTATCCCTATGGTGATAAAGTTTCTGAACCTATCTCAGCTTACGCTCAGCGAATTGGCGTAAAACAAGGAACCGTTAGGACACAATGTGATAACGGTACGCTTCCCATTATTCAGCGTAAACGCGGGGCAAAGCGTGAAGTAAATCTGTATGCCCTTTATTTACGCGCCAAATATAAAGCAGAAGAGTTTATTCGCCAGCATGAACACTAA
- a CDS encoding helix-turn-helix transcriptional regulator produces the protein MSTNIGKKIRIIRESERLTRDQFADLTGIPASAQKFYETGRVESIGSETLIKITTHPQFTKYTLWLMTGKTNETAGQIAPSLSPDGQKRIKNLLKASNVGK, from the coding sequence ATGTCAACTAATATTGGTAAAAAAATTAGAATAATTAGAGAAAGTGAAAGATTAACTAGAGATCAATTTGCTGATTTAACAGGCATTCCTGCTAGTGCTCAGAAATTTTATGAAACAGGCAGAGTTGAGAGTATTGGTAGCGAAACATTAATTAAGATAACGACACACCCACAATTTACAAAGTATACACTTTGGCTCATGACTGGAAAAACAAATGAAACAGCGGGGCAGATAGCTCCATCTCTCTCCCCTGATGGGCAAAAGAGAATCAAGAACTTATTAAAGGCGTCAAATGTTGGAAAATGA